Genomic window (Sinorhizobium sojae CCBAU 05684):
CCGGGCAAGACTTCCCGGATGATATAGTTCAGTATCTCCTGGGAACGCGATAGATCGAAGAGGCCAGCACTCGAGAGTCTTGCCCGCTCCAAGGTCGCGCTCGCACGGGTGCCACTTGCCCGCGTCGTCTTCTGTCTCGCCTGGCGGACCGATTGCAGGAGCGTGGCGTCGAATGCCTGCGACTGCGCCTCAACACCCGCATCGGGCCGCACCGAAACCGCGCCCGTCTGAGCGCGGCTGCGATTGTCGTGTCGGCGGACCTCCAAGCTCATTCCGTCGTCCTCTTCCTCACGTTGTCAGAAGCGAAGCGTGAATTCTTCCCCCTGCCGCGCTGCTGTCAGGCTGCCGTCGCGAATATCCTTGATGTACCAGCCGTCCTCGAGCGCGGCGCCCTTGTAGAGACGTGTCCCGTCGACGCCGATCGCATAGGGCGTTTCGCCGAACCAAATGGCTTGCAGATTGAACCTCGGCGAGGTTTTCGGAACAGTCTCACTGACCTCGCTCGTGAGTACGTAGCGGTTGCCATAGGTCCGATCGAACCAGCTCTGGACACCGTTCCACGATTCGCGACCCTCTTCGTCGACTGCGCCGGAAACGGAGAACCGCGCGCCGTCCGCGTGCACCCGAAGATCGCGCAACCCAGCCTCCAGGAGCTTTGTCGCAAGGGTTGACGACACATCCTCGGGGGAGAGCGGGGAGGGAGGTACGGCCCCGGCCATCACAGTTTCCTGGTTGAAGCTCGGGATAGAAACGGATCTGTCGACGTCAGCCACGCCGGCCTGGACGGCGGCGATGGTGAGGAGCGAGAAGACCGCGACGCCGCCCACCATCCAGGTGGTGCGAGCGCGCCTTTGACTCTTGCTCGCGGACGGAACCGGCCCAGCCTCGGAAAGGCTAAGCCGCGCGCCGCCGAGCGAAACCGTCACGGGCATTTTTACCTGGAGACCATGACCCACGGGAACCGTCGTATTATCGACGGCGACTTCGGCTCCGATTGCCTCGATCATCACCTCGGAACCTGCAAACTGCAGACGCATATGGCGATCGCTTACGCCGTGGTCGCTCAACGTGAGGTCACAATCCGCGGCGGAACCGATCAAGTAAGAGCCCCTTGCCAAGGGCAAGGTGACGCCGCTGTGGACGCCTTTGAGAATATCCAGCGTCAAATCGGTAGCAGTGTTCCACAAGGCCAAACTGGATGCCATCGCTCACCTCGCCATTCTAGACAATGACCTCACGGCAGGGCGTGAACCCTATTCAAGTCTATGCACCGGAGATGAAAGGGGCGGCCGCAAGCCGCCCCTCCGCTTAGCGCTTAGCCGTTCGGACGCTGCTTCGCTGCGTCGAGGGCGACCTTCTTTTCGGTGGTGATCTTGGTGATTTCAGCAGACTTTTCGATAGCCTTGTCAAAAGCTTCCGTCATCGTCTTGATCGAATTATCCGAAGTTTGCGTACCGCCTACACCGGAAACTGCCATTGTCTTCTCCTTGATAATTCGGCCGGCCCCGAGCATTCCCGGACGCCGGCTGAGAGTTCTTATCGAGTCGACCGCCCCTGCATCGGGGCCCGCAATGGTTAAAGTTCCCGCGGGAAAATGACAATTTGCAAGGGTATCACATAATATTACAATATGTAATTCCTCGTGAAGACAGTGTCGAGATTGCGGCCAGAAATGTCATGTAATTGTAATGAAATCGAGATACCAGTATAAAGGTACTGTATTTCTCTAAGCGCTTGTTTAGCGCTCTGCGTTGCTGTCATTTTCGTCCAACTGAGAGTTGCGCGCCACAGATTACTGTTATAGCTTTCGCCCGCGTGATGCGGATAGTTGGAACGTCTCATATGAATAACTTCGTACTTGCGGGTGGCGTCTGTATGTTTGCTGTCGCTGTATTAGCGGTACCATCCCGGACCCTTGCCGGCGCTCCGCACTGGTACAGCAGCAGCTACAATTATGTCCTGATCAATCAAGATATTCGCGACGCACTCAAGGAGTTCGGGCGCAATCTCTCCATTCCGGTCGTCGTGTCCGACCGGATCCGGGGGCAGGTCCGGGGTGAAGTCCGTGCAGAAACGGCCAAGGGGTTCCTTGAAAAGCTGGCACAGGCCAACGGGCTGATCTGGTACTTCGACGGCTCGGTCTTGCACATCAATGCCAGCGACGAGTTCTCGACCCAGATCATCAATATTGGCAGAGCGGATGGCCGTTCGGTCGTAGACGAGATCGAGCGGCTGGAGCTCATGGACGATCGTTTCTCCCTTCGCAGCACCCCCAATGCTCCGGCGCTTCGCGTTTCCGGACCGCCTGCATTCATTGCGATGGTGAAGCAGGTCGTCGCATCGGTTCAGCCGCCTCCGAGAGCCCAGGTGGACGATCCACGCGTGCGGATCTTCCGCGGCGGTCAGCACAAGGAGGTAACGGACGACCTCGGCGAGAGTGGTCGTCAAACGGCCAATTTCCATACCAGCGACGCTCAGCAGGAGGGGAACAGATGACCGGATCGGTAGCCGCGACAGCACGGACACCCACTCAGACGCAGAATGTAGACCCAACACAGGCGAAATTCGAAGAAGCGCTACAGCAAGCGGTTGCGAGTGGCGGCAGCCAACTGATCGGACAGGAGATGATGAAGATCGCTCAGGAAGTCCTAAACGAAGCTTTGTCGGACGAGGAATAGTCGCTCTAGCAAACAGGAGACCAACCAATGACGGTTGTCCCGCCAGTTGGAAATACGACGCTTGCAGCAGCTCCCGTGGTGCAGGACTCGAATGCTGTCGCTTCGCAAGACCTGTTCGCACATGCGGCGATGAACGTCACGATCCTGCCTCACGGGGCAAGCCCGGCGGACCTTGGACGAACGATCGCCGACAACCTGCAGGGTTTCGTCGAGCGTGCCGGGAAATTCGCGACCGGCACGGAGCTTTTTGCCAAATCGGGCCAACAGGAGACGTCACGGTCGTTCTCGCCCACTTTGGGCGCTGCCGAGGCAGGTCTCACTCGGACATCGGACAGTCAGGCGGGGCGGCTGGTGGAGGCACTGGGAAGGATTTTCGATCACGCCATCGAGACGCAGATGGTCGTTCGCGGCCCGACGCAATTCACTAGCGCGACGATGACCCTCGTCAAAGGTCAATGAATATTTCCCGGATTCCCTCTGCGATCGCACGCGGCGTGTACCTCGTGCTCATGGTCGTGACGCTGCAGAGTTGCAGCGTCGATCTATATACCAATCTGGACGAGCGGGAGGCGAATGAGATGGTGGCGACCCTCTTGTCGAAGGGCATAGCGGTCAGCCGCGTCGTCCAGAAGGACGGTAAGCTGACCGTCACCGTCGACGAAGATCAATTCGCTCAGGCTGTGGCCGTGCTGAACACGGCTGGCTTGCCGAAAGAGAAATTCGCCACGCTCGGAACCGTCTTCAAGCAGGAGGGGCTCGTCGCCTCGCCGGTGCAGGAGCGGGCGCAAATGATCTATGCGCTGAGCGAAGAGCTTTCCCGGACGGTATCAGAGATCGACGGCGTGCTCGCCGCGCGCGTTCACGTTGTCCTACCGGACAATGATCCGCTGCAGCGCAACGCGATCCCCGCCTCAGCATCGGTTTTCATCCGCCACGAAGCCAGTCTTGACGTCAACCCGCTCATTCCCCGGATCAAGACTCTCGTCGCCAACAGCATATCGGGACTGACATACGAAAAGGTCTCGGTTGTGCCGGTGGCCAGTCAACGGACGAGCGAGCCCGCCACCGGCGCGGAACTCACCTCCTTCCTTGGAATTTGGATGCTTCCCGCGAGCGTCGCCAAGGCCAAACTCATCTTCGGCTGCCTGGCGGGAGCTCTGCTCGCCGCGATGGCAAGCCTCGGTTATCTGGTATGGCGCAAGCAAAGCGGGCGGCGGAAGGTCTATCCTCTGCAGCCATATGGGCCGGCAAAGTGACGGAGCGCCAAGCGGCAAGCGGCGCGACGGCCGCCGAAATGCAGAGCATCTGGGCGACCATCTGCCACGCCCCGGCGCGCCTCATCCATCCGCGCCATATCGTTACCGCCTTTGGTGGGGCGATCACGGTCGAGGCGGCCCTCAGGCTACAGCAATCCGATCGGGTGCAAAGACAGCTTTCGCGGCTGCTGATGGAGAAATTCGAGCTTCCGGATGTCGGTTCCTGTCCCTCCCCTGAAGAAGGCGACCTCAAGCTCCTGGCACTGTCGCCTTCAGCTGTAGCACAGCACAGCTACCTTGCGGGAGCGGTGTTCTGGGGCCATGTGCTTGCCGGCGAAATTCGCAGCCGCGAAGTCGCCTCGATGAAGGAGCGTATCGGCGACCGAGTATTCCGTATCGCTGTGGACAATCGAGATCTTGCCGCCCGCCACGAGCCTCCCGGCGACCTCGACTCCCTGATACAGGCGATCGAATTAGACGGCCGCAAATGCTGGCTCGACTGGCGGGCATCGCTCCCCGACGCCTTGGCGGCATGGCTACGGTTGACGGACGAGGTGGACAATGACGGCACGCGTCACGCCGAGGCGACCGATCGGACTAGGGGAGCGGCGATCGTTCGGCGCCTCCAGCGCGAAGAAACATCGACCTAGGGACGGGGAGCGATGAAAGAACTCCCCAATAGGCCGACGACGAAGATTCTGCGAAAGGCAGAAGGCCATCACTGGCTCGAAGGGTTCGCCTTTCTCAAGGCGGCAAAAACCGAAGCGGATCATCAGCTCGCGCAGGTGCGCCAGCTTGTCGAAGCGAGCAGGAGGCAGGGCTACGAGGCCGGCCGTTCGGAGGGAGAGCGTCAGGCAGCAGTCCTGCTTATGAAAACCACTGCGGACGTCAACGCCTATGTCGCTGGGCTCGACCGCCAGATCGCCGAACTCAGCCTCGCGATCGTCGAAAAACTGCTCGGCCGTATCGATCAGGCGGAGCTGGTCGCAACACTTGCGCAGCAGGCACTGCAATCCTTTCAGCATGAGCGCGAGGTTACGATCACCGTATCTCCCGCCGCGGCTGACCGCGTGGCTGAACTCATCGAGCGGCACAACAAACATCCCGCGCTAAAGATCTCGGTTCTGCCGGACCCCCGGATGGACGACGGCAAGTGCGTTCTCGCCAATGCCGTGGCTGTCGTCGACGCAGGGCTCGACACGCAACTTTCCGTCGTTCGCGACGCCTTGCTCGGTGTTCGCACTGACGCTTCGGGCTCTGCCGCATGATCGAGCAAGCACTTTCGGACCCTGGCGAGCTCATTCAGCGCCTGCGGCGACGGGCGCTGGCGGCGGAAACGCGGCCGGTGCACGGTCGCGTTCGCAGGATCACCGGCATCATCGTTCATGCAACGGCCCCCATGGTCCGCATCGGCGAGCTTTGCCATCTCCGAGATCCGGTATCCGGCGCAATGGTGCCAGCGGAGGTCGTCGGCTTCGAAGACGAGGAGGCAGTGCTCACGCCCATCGGTGATCTTGAGGGCATGTCCACGCGAGCGGAAGTGATCGCCACCGGCAAGACATTGCAGATCCCTGTTGGCGAGGGCCTTCTTGGCCGAGTCCTCAACCCTTTGGGAGACGTCCTCGATTTCGTTGAGGATCGCACGGTTCCGCTTACCACGGACATTTACTACCCCACGCACCGGCCGCCGCCCAACGCGCTGCAGCGCGATCTGGTCACCGAACCTCTGCAACTTGGTATCCGTGCGATCGACGGACTGCTCACCATCGCTCGCGGCCAGCGCGTCGGCATTTTCGGAGAACCGGGAGTCGGAAAGTCCTCGCTCCTGTCCAGCATCGTTCGCGGCACGAAAGCGGACGTCATCGTCATCGGGCTTATCGGCGAGCGCGGCCGTGAGGTGCGGGAGTTCATCGAGGGGCAACTGGGCGGGGAGGGCCGCAGGCGCTCGGTCGTGGTCGTTGCGACATCCGATCGCCCTGCGATAGAGCGGGTCAAGGCAGCCTACGGCGCGACCGCCATCGCCGAGTATTTTCGCGATCAAGGTCAAGACGTCCTGCTGCTGATGGATAGTGTCACCCGTTTTGCCAGGGCCCAAAGGGAGATCGGCCTTGCGGCAGGCGAGCCGCCGACGCGCCGCGGCTTTCCGCCCTCTCTTTTTGCCGCGCTGCCGCGCTTGTTGGAAAGGGCAGGGCCCGGGCGAGGCGGTTCCATCACGGCTCTCTATACCGTTTTGACCGAGGGTGACGGCACGCTGGACCCTGTCGCCGAGGAGACGAAAGCCATTCTCGACGGGCATATCATGCTGAGTTCCAGTATGGCCGAGCGCAACTTCTTTCCCGCAATCGACGTGCTGAAGAGCCGCAGCCGGTTGATGGAAACCGTCGCAGGCAAGGCGCACCGGCAGCATGCCGCTCACATTCGTGCGCTGCTTGCCCGATACGAGGAAATAGAGCTTTTGCTACGGGTAGGGGAGTACGAGCGCGGCGTTGATGCGCTGTCGGATGAAGCGATCGAAAAGCGCGATGCGATAGAAGCTTTTCTGAGACAGGACGGTGACGAGTTCTCGCCTTTGGAGACGACGGAAGAGCTGTTGAAGAGGATCGCACTGTGACCCGGAAAGTCGACTTGCGCCGACTCGTGGAACTGCGGGCAGTGAGGATGCGCCGCGCTGAAGTTGAGGCGGAGCGCCAGCATGGGCGCCACAGGCAGGCAGCGCGTGCCGTCGAGGCAGCGAAGCACGAGAGCCTTGCGCATGAGGCAGAGCGAAGATTGCAGGAGGAGGCCCTCTATTCCGAGCTCAACCAGGCCCCGCTAGATCAGCGCGATATCGAGAACTACCGCAGGGCGCTGGATGCCTTGGATCACCGCGCCCGCGAGTTGGAGCAGGAAATTCACGCGGCTCGACAGAGTGAAATGCGGGAGGCAAGGCGGAGCCGAGAGCTTGCGGCCGAGTATCGGGGCAAACGTAAGCTGCATGAGCGCATCTCGCTGGTCGTCGAGGAGCAGCACCGGCTGGATGCCAAGCGAGCAGACGTCCTCAGCGAGATCGATGAGGAAGATGGCGCGCCTGTAAACAACCGAAAGCGTGCCAGGTGACCGGATGAAGATGTCTATTGAGACCGGCGCCCGGGCTGCGGAAGTTCGCTTACTTGCGGAAGACCCTTCCTGGTTGCCGGAAGTTCCCGCCGCGCATGTCGATGCGTTCAACCTGCTCGCGCGGATCCGTGTTGCCTTTCGGCTGGCGCTGGCGACTGCGAATGTTTCCATCCAGCCGAGTGACGACCGGCGGGCTTTGGCGGAGCCGGTCGAGCTCGCCTTTTTTATCGGCGCGTCGAAGGGCCGGCTCATGATTCCCGCGGCCGCGCTCGACGAGCTCGCGCCAGGTCTCGGAGTTCGTGCGAAAATCGCTACGCTTACCTCTCTGCAGCGCAACCTCCTCCTGGAGGAGGCTCTCGCATTGTATCTGGAGGTATTGGAAAATCGTGTCGGTGAACCGGTGGGTCTCGGCTCACACGAAATGCCGGCGGACCATCCGATCACGCTTTCGTGGATGATCGAACTCGGCGGCTTGCCCCATTATGCCGAACTGCAGCTGAGCACCGGAGCGGCGCTGAAGATCGGCAGGGCGTTTGATCAGCCCACGCCTTGTCTGAACGGATTTGCGGCGGAGCTGGTCCACCCCGTGCAGCTCTGCGTCGGCGCCCAGCGGCTCAGCGCCGGCGAGTTGGAGAGCCTTGAGGCCGGCGACATCGTCCTGTGCGAGCAGTCTCCGACCGACGATCCCTTCGCACTCATATCAAATCACATGATCGCCTCGCTCCGCCGGGGCGATGAGGGCTACGTGCTGACGTCAGGTTGGCAACTTCTAAGATCAAGTTGGGAACACTCTTTCATGGCAAACCAGGAAATACCGTCCGAAGAACTCGAACCGCTAACGGACCTGCCGGTACAGCTCGTTTTCGAGATCGGACGGGCCGAATTTCCTCTCAAGGAAATCGCCAAGATGGGCAAGGGGACGGTGCTCCATGCACGTCCGAGCCTTTCGTGCGCTGTCAATATCATGGCGAATGGCCGTCTGGTCGGTAAGGGCGAGCTGATCAGGGTGGGCGAAGGTCTCGGGGTGCGCATCGTGCGGCTCTCGACCGATGGGTGAGACGACCAATCTCATACCGATCATCATCATTGTCTCGACGATCGGGCTCATACCGCTCGCCGTGGTTACGATGACGGGATTTCTGAAAATTTCGATCGTCCTCTTCCTGATCCGTAACGCCTTGGGCATTCAGCAGTCGCCACCCAATCTCGTGCTCTATGGCGTTGCATTGATCCTCACGGTCTATGTGACGACACCGCTCGTCGGGGAGATGTACCGCACGCTCTCCAGCGAGCAGGTCGACGTCCAGTCGATGGACAGCATGATGAGGGCGGCGGACTCGTTGCGCGTGCCGCTGCAGGCGCATCTCACGCGCTACACGGATGAGAACGAGCGCCAGTTCTTCATGCAGGCAACCGAGCGAATTTGGTCGGAAGAGGCCCGCAGCCAGGTGGAGACCGACAGTCTCCTGATCCTCGTGCCGGCGTTCGTCAGTTCGGAGCTGACACGCGCCTTCGAGATCGGCTTCTTGCTCTATCTGCCGTTCCTGGTCATTGATCTCATCGTGTCGACCGTCCTGATGGCGATGGGCATGATGATGGTGTCTCCGACACTCATTTCCATTCCGCTGAAGATCTTCCTTTTCGTAGCCGTCAACGGCTGGTCGAGGCTGATGCACGGCCTGATCCTGAGCTACGGATAGAGCCCATGGATCAAACCGCCTTCCTCGCCCAAATGCAGAAAGCGCTCTTGACGGTGCTGCTCGCGTCCGCCCCCGCACTTGCGATCGCCATCGTCATAGGGGTCGGTGTCGGCTTGATACAGGCCTTGACGCAGATCCAGGACCAAACACTGCCACAGGCCGTCAAGCTCGTGGCCGTCATGTTGGCCCTGATCGTTCTGGGCCCGACGCTCGCGGTCCAGGTGGCGAATTTCGCCAGCAACACGCTCGACGTCTTTCCGGCTCTGACGCGGTAGGTGGCACGTGGATTTTCTCCCCTCCACATTGGCGATGCTCGATGCCATCTATCCGGTGCTCGCCGGGGCAGCCATTGCCATGGCTCGGGCGCTGGGGATGATCGTGATCACGCCTGCTTTTGTGCGGCTCGGCCTGACAGGGCTTATCCGCTCCGGGGTAGCAATCGCAATTGCCCTGCCGCTCGTGCCGGGGTTCACGACGACGCTGATCGATACGCAGGGCCTGACAACAATGATGGTCACCGGCTTATTCATGAAGGAGATCATCATCGGCGTTGTACTCGGCGCGGTGCTTGGCATTCCCTTCTGGGCCGCCGAGGTTGCCGGCGATCTCGTCGATTTGCAGCGAGGATCCACCTCCGCGCAGCTCGTGGACCCGCTGCAGGCGACGGAGACCAGCATTGCCGGCACCTTCTTTGTGCTGGCGTTGGTCGCCGTCTTCTTCAAATCGGGCGGGTTTTCCCTGCTCGCCGACACATTCTACAGAAGCTACGAAATTTGGCCCTTGACCAGCTTTCGGCCTACGCTCGGTTCGGAAACTGCCACGGCCGTGCTCGCCATTCTCGACCGGGTCATGCAAATCGGCGTACTGCTGATCGCACCGATCGTGCTGGCGCTGCTGATCGCTGATCTGATGCTTGCCTATCTGTCGCGAATGTCGCCGCAATTGCACGTGTTCGATCTTTCGCTCGCAATCAAAAACCTGATCTTCGTGATCCTGATCGTCCTCTACCTGACCTATCTCCTCCAATATATGGTCGACGAGCTCGCGCTCCTGAAGGCTGCTCCGCAGGTGCTGCGCGGCCTTGCCGGTGCGTCGAACTAGACCCCTCGCCAGAGGGGGCGGGCGCCGGGAAAGCACAACCTCTGTCATCAAACCATTAAGCAAGCGCATTATTGTGGTTGCGCACCGCGCTTGCGGGCAACCCGCATATCCGCGTCTTTCAGACACCTTATCCCGTCTGGCAACGGCATCCTCGACGCGCCTCATCTCAGGGAGGTCTCATGTCCTATCGGATCGATATCGATGGTCGAAGCCGCTACAACGCGACTGGCGACCGGGCGACGGCGATTGCCGAGGAGCAACGACGGTTCTTCATCGAGCAGATCAACGCGGCCGTGCGCGAGCGGGCAGAGGCCGGAGGTCCGCATGCAATCGATCCGCTCAAGGAAAAAGCGATTGTCGTCGAGCAGGGGGATAGCCTGTGGGAGATCGCCAAGGACAACCATGTGAGCTTTGACGACCTGCTCGCGGCCAACCGGATCAGGCTCACGGGGAGGGCTGCAGAGGTTGACCCGAACGAAGTCCTGATCGTGCCGTTGACTTCGGCGGAGGTCGTCGCAGGAGAACCGGTGGACGGCAAAGGCGTGCCGGAGGGCGAAGCAGCCTTCGTCAGTGATCTCTTCGAGCGCGGAAACAAGCTTGCCTATGCGGACGAGTCTTCGAAGATGGACTACGCCGCCGAATGCAAGAGCATGCAGAGCGAGGTCGAGACCTACCTCGACAGTTTACCGACGCCTCGTCGACAAGCGGCGGCCTTGCGATTGGTGGGCAACGATTGGGGCGATGCGGGACCGGCCGGGACCGCCGTGAAGGCCGCGATCAAGGAGCGCGGCTTGAGGACGGACGGGGAGGCGGTGTTTGCCGAGGACATTTATAAGCGCGGCAATCAAACCCAATATTCCGACAACCCGAAGATCGATTATCAGGCGGAGACAGACCAGATTGCCAAGGATGTCAGAGGTTTTGTCGAACGGCTGCCTTATGTGCAACGCGCCGAGACGCTGCAACGCCTCTTCGATCGTGAATGGCTGGATGCCGCTCCTGCTCAGACCGCAATCGAGAATGCGGCGAAAGCGCTGAACATTACCTTGCGCCCATCGTCGCATGCCGGCTTCGAGGTTGAAGCGAAGGCGCGCAGCCTCATCGATGAGGCAAACGCCGCCGGACCGGGCGGAGCGTTCCGCAAATTCTCTACCGCCTACGGCTCGGCAGCGCCGGAGGTCCAGCGCGTGCTGCTTCGTTCCGCGGACTCGAGAGCCCTGATCGACAAGGCGGCAAGCCGTGCATCGAAGCCATTGGCCGACTACCAGCCGGGCCAGAGCCTCAGCGAACAGGGCGATGCTGCAACCACGATGACGAATCTCGAGCGGCTGACCGCAGGGGCCGACCCGAAACTGGCAGTCGAGCTCGTATCTGTCGCCATGCCGACGATCGAGGCGGCCAATGCCAGAAAGCAGGAGCAGATCGGTGGCGATCTGATTGGCATGAACGGCCAAGCGAACATGATGACGATCATCGATCGCATTGCCGGCACGCCCGGGGGCGACCAGCTCGCCCGGCGCTTCGCGGCTCTCGGCGGATATCACCCGAACGTGATGCCGATGGCCATCAGCAACGGCTCGCGTCTCGACTACCCGATTGCCGTCGCGGGTGGCAGCGCGAAAGCCGCTCCGAATTTCGTAACTGAGAACATCGTTCCCAACGTGAAGCAATATGCTTCCGGCACGGTCAACCGGGACGTGATCGCTTATGGGGCGCATATGCAGGAACTGCAGTGGTTGGTCTCCAACCATGGCAAGACGATGACCCCCGAACAACTCACCAAGGCGATCGCAGACTACAAGAAGGACAAGGGCGCCGAATGGGGGGTGACCGAACAGCGCCTTGAGGACAACATCGCCGCAAATGGCAAAAAGCTGCTGCAGCAGCTGACGGCGCTCGGCGAGCTGCCGCCGGAGCTCGCCTCCCAGCAACAGGCCGTCGATGAACAGATCGGCAAGATTCTGTCGGATGAGAAGACCGCGATGGCGATCAACATCGCCATGAGGAAGGATCCAGCACTGCTGGAAAGCCCGGCCGTGCTGAACCTGATGAGCTACCAGGCTCGCCTGAGCGATCGCGGCCGCAAGCTCGCGGAGGAAGCGACGACCCAGATCATCCGCCATAAGGTTCTGCCTTCATTCACAGACCTGCAATCGGACGACCCTGCTGAAATTGGCAAGGCCAGGGCGAGCCTCGAGACGCTCAAAAAGGGCAAGCTTTCACAGATGCTCGGTATTCCAGGGATCGACATGGACCGGGCGATCGATGCTGTCACCAAGTCGCTGCCGGAGGCTGGAGAGACCCTAGAGCAATCCAGTGCGAAGATGGCTCAGCTGAACGAGGATCTGAACGACCTCAAGAGCTCGAGCGGCGTCAGATCCTTTGCGAACACGACCGGTCCGGGCCAGATACTGCGCCTGATCGGAGTAGCAGCCACCGGAGCGAGCCTCGCCAATTCGGCGGCGACGGCGCAGAACAACCCTACGCTACGCAATAGTCTGAAAGTCGCGATCGACGCAGTCGGACTCGGCCAACGCGCGGTCGAAATCCTGGGAGGAATGGATCATCTCGACGCCGACTCCGCGGCCGTCAGGCATTTCGGTAGCAGCAGCAGACCGGCCGTCAAATTTCTGGGCGCACTCAGCGGCGGGTTCGATGCATGGATGGCTGTGGACCATTTCAGGGACGGCGACCCGTTAATGGGCAGCCTCTCGGCCGCCGCGGCGGGCGGAACGATCATGGCCGCGCTCGGAACCGGCACGATGTTCGGCCCGGCCGGGCTCGTCATCGTCGGCGCCGCGGTCATAGGTCAGATGATCGTCGCCGACACACGAGACTCGAATAAACACATGAATGCCACGTCGATGCGTTTTCTGGCGCATTCCGGCCTTGACGAGGGTATCGCTCGCGTCCTCGTCGACCAGAGCGGGGACGGCCACAGCCCGGTCCCTATTCTCGGCAGATATGCCGAATTGAAAGGCTATCACCTCGATGAGCCAGCCGGCCGCCAGCGCTTCGTGGATTGGCTGAAAACAATTCCGGCCGAAAAGCTGGAGAAGTTGCGGGACAATCTTCACCACACGCTCGATGCCTTTGGCGGCGAAGCAGCGAAGCTGGCAGCGACCGCAGCCTCGGACCAAGCTTTTACCGATGCAACACGATTGAATGCCGGGTATGTGAGTGGAGAAGTCTATTTCCCGAGCACCGCGGAGAAGATCCGAGACGGCAACGCTGCTCCCTCTTCGGCGGTACAGATCGACATAGTCCTGGCGGAACTCGGGATTGCCGCTCCGCCGGCGTGATGCGTCTTGGCACCAGCCGGGCTGTCGTGGCAAATACGCCCGCCCTTGGCGAGCCGTCAAAAAGGTGCGGTGCAATCGGTCACATCAACCGGTGGGTAGCGTATAGTTGTATTCGCGGGCCCAGCGCTGGAAATCTTCGACCGTATCGATCTGGTGGCGTTGTATCCGGGTATCTCCCGCCGCCGGGTACTGGCTGCCTGGGGGAAGATAGACGCCGCGGCCTTGCGGCAT
Coding sequences:
- a CDS encoding SctD/MshK family protein is translated as MASSLALWNTATDLTLDILKGVHSGVTLPLARGSYLIGSAADCDLTLSDHGVSDRHMRLQFAGSEVMIEAIGAEVAVDNTTVPVGHGLQVKMPVTVSLGGARLSLSEAGPVPSASKSQRRARTTWMVGGVAVFSLLTIAAVQAGVADVDRSVSIPSFNQETVMAGAVPPSPLSPEDVSSTLATKLLEAGLRDLRVHADGARFSVSGAVDEEGRESWNGVQSWFDRTYGNRYVLTSEVSETVPKTSPRFNLQAIWFGETPYAIGVDGTRLYKGAALEDGWYIKDIRDGSLTAARQGEEFTLRF
- a CDS encoding type III secretion protein, translated to MNNFVLAGGVCMFAVAVLAVPSRTLAGAPHWYSSSYNYVLINQDIRDALKEFGRNLSIPVVVSDRIRGQVRGEVRAETAKGFLEKLAQANGLIWYFDGSVLHINASDEFSTQIINIGRADGRSVVDEIERLELMDDRFSLRSTPNAPALRVSGPPAFIAMVKQVVASVQPPPRAQVDDPRVRIFRGGQHKEVTDDLGESGRQTANFHTSDAQQEGNR
- the sctJ gene encoding type III secretion system inner membrane ring lipoprotein SctJ translates to MNISRIPSAIARGVYLVLMVVTLQSCSVDLYTNLDEREANEMVATLLSKGIAVSRVVQKDGKLTVTVDEDQFAQAVAVLNTAGLPKEKFATLGTVFKQEGLVASPVQERAQMIYALSEELSRTVSEIDGVLAARVHVVLPDNDPLQRNAIPASASVFIRHEASLDVNPLIPRIKTLVANSISGLTYEKVSVVPVASQRTSEPATGAELTSFLGIWMLPASVAKAKLIFGCLAGALLAAMASLGYLVWRKQSGRRKVYPLQPYGPAK
- a CDS encoding SctK family type III secretion system sorting platform protein; its protein translation is MTERQAASGATAAEMQSIWATICHAPARLIHPRHIVTAFGGAITVEAALRLQQSDRVQRQLSRLLMEKFELPDVGSCPSPEEGDLKLLALSPSAVAQHSYLAGAVFWGHVLAGEIRSREVASMKERIGDRVFRIAVDNRDLAARHEPPGDLDSLIQAIELDGRKCWLDWRASLPDALAAWLRLTDEVDNDGTRHAEATDRTRGAAIVRRLQREETST
- a CDS encoding FliH/SctL family protein — its product is MKELPNRPTTKILRKAEGHHWLEGFAFLKAAKTEADHQLAQVRQLVEASRRQGYEAGRSEGERQAAVLLMKTTADVNAYVAGLDRQIAELSLAIVEKLLGRIDQAELVATLAQQALQSFQHEREVTITVSPAAADRVAELIERHNKHPALKISVLPDPRMDDGKCVLANAVAVVDAGLDTQLSVVRDALLGVRTDASGSAA
- a CDS encoding FliI/YscN family ATPase, with the protein product MIEQALSDPGELIQRLRRRALAAETRPVHGRVRRITGIIVHATAPMVRIGELCHLRDPVSGAMVPAEVVGFEDEEAVLTPIGDLEGMSTRAEVIATGKTLQIPVGEGLLGRVLNPLGDVLDFVEDRTVPLTTDIYYPTHRPPPNALQRDLVTEPLQLGIRAIDGLLTIARGQRVGIFGEPGVGKSSLLSSIVRGTKADVIVIGLIGERGREVREFIEGQLGGEGRRRSVVVVATSDRPAIERVKAAYGATAIAEYFRDQGQDVLLLMDSVTRFARAQREIGLAAGEPPTRRGFPPSLFAALPRLLERAGPGRGGSITALYTVLTEGDGTLDPVAEETKAILDGHIMLSSSMAERNFFPAIDVLKSRSRLMETVAGKAHRQHAAHIRALLARYEEIELLLRVGEYERGVDALSDEAIEKRDAIEAFLRQDGDEFSPLETTEELLKRIAL
- the sctO gene encoding type III secretion system stalk subunit SctO, which encodes MRRLVELRAVRMRRAEVEAERQHGRHRQAARAVEAAKHESLAHEAERRLQEEALYSELNQAPLDQRDIENYRRALDALDHRARELEQEIHAARQSEMREARRSRELAAEYRGKRKLHERISLVVEEQHRLDAKRADVLSEIDEEDGAPVNNRKRAR
- the sctQ gene encoding type III secretion system cytoplasmic ring protein SctQ; protein product: MKMSIETGARAAEVRLLAEDPSWLPEVPAAHVDAFNLLARIRVAFRLALATANVSIQPSDDRRALAEPVELAFFIGASKGRLMIPAAALDELAPGLGVRAKIATLTSLQRNLLLEEALALYLEVLENRVGEPVGLGSHEMPADHPITLSWMIELGGLPHYAELQLSTGAALKIGRAFDQPTPCLNGFAAELVHPVQLCVGAQRLSAGELESLEAGDIVLCEQSPTDDPFALISNHMIASLRRGDEGYVLTSGWQLLRSSWEHSFMANQEIPSEELEPLTDLPVQLVFEIGRAEFPLKEIAKMGKGTVLHARPSLSCAVNIMANGRLVGKGELIRVGEGLGVRIVRLSTDG